The window GATTGGATTGGTGCAGGAAGAACAACGTTTTGCAGAGTAGAGAAACATCCTGAGATAAATGACAAAATCCAAAAGCAAAGAAGAGATTCTCCTTGTACACGTTCTCTAGCTGGCTTACATTTTTTCTAATTAAAAATATCTCGGCTGTGAAAAATCATGGACAGCTTAGTACCTCTTCCTCGCACTGATATTCTGCTACCAAGTTGTACGGGATTGTGTAGAGCGTGCTGGACATGACGCCGAACACGCTGCAAAGGATGAGTGTGGTGATGACATTTGGGAAGAGTCCAATCAGGCTGGTGCCCAGGCCGAACACGAAGTAGCCCATAAAGTATAATCCCTTCAGGCCGATGTATGGCAGGAGGAAGCGTTGTACAtctgaaaacacacaaacacatgcgtCACGGATTGCTACAATTACTCAAGAATCAACAAAGCCACATGAGGTGTGTTGATTCTGGGGAGATGGTGGGATTAAGTGATAATTGCTTTGGTTTTTATGGTCCTCAGTGCCTTAGATTTGACACAGTTGATGGTTGATTCGACAGGCTATCTTTAATTTCTAAGGagcaatgaaaacaaaaacatacatcAAAAATCTTTTTCTCAGCATCCAGTCTATAAATAGAGTCGATTTCACAGTCAGGCCACAGCAAGCCTTCATTATTTGGCTGAAGTCGACTTTGAATGAAGTACATTACCACCCTCTACCCCCCCTGCAGTTGTTATTTTACACGGATATTTCTATCGCAGAACTACTTTTGGACTCAAGTACAAATAAAAGCTTGGCTCAGCGTGCCTCTGGAAACACATCGTTGGTGCACAGCCTCCTAATGAGCAGCTGCAACCTGCAAACCCAATTCAGATCACGGCGGAAGCAATCTCCAACTGTTATCTGTTGCCCTTCACAACCTTGTCAAACTATTGTGTGTCAGGATGTTTGTGGATAATGACTGCAGTGATAATAATTGTGGTAAACATACTCAGACTTTGCCACGCAGACACCTAAACAGACTCACTTACATGAATAGAGAGCCGAGGACACCGCATTGATACACAGCCCCCAGCAGCCAATTTCTACCCCCCTCTCATATGTGGCATAGGCTGTTGAGTTGTGGTCTGCATAAGGATTTCCTTTGTAGACAATCTGCAAAATAGAGGGATGAGAGTGAAGAGGAGAGTGTTTAACACACACCACCCTACTTGGGAGAGAATAAGTGAGGCGACACAACTTTATTAACATAAACATATGGGTAACTTTCTATGATAAAGGTACTACTTCTTATCAACAAATGTCCCACCAGTCTTATTCTTGATAACAATGCCTACAGTTTGGTTGTCAGACCAGTGGATCCGTGCTTAATGAACCGAGGCATTGAATGAAGTGTCAGGGTTTGATTTGCCTCCTTTGACACTACAGAACATTCATCATTATTGCATGTCAAGAGATGACAGCCCTCCTCCCTCACCCACAGTCTGCACCCACGCAAACACAGATTAATGACTTTGAATGCTTGTGCAGGTATAGGGTGATGTTCTTCACCTCTTCTTAATGATGCTGCGCTCACCTTTTCACCTCGCCTTGTGTGACATTGACTCATATTCACGTCTTGATTGTATTATTGTCTAACTGGTTGATTGCTTCTTTGACGAATCGTTTTAGTCAGAAAATGTGACATCTTAGAGCCCCAAAGTGATGTCAAacttcatatttaaaaaaagaaaaaaaaaaaaaagaaaaagatatctATATTATAGAAGAGTGTAATGTTTGCCGGATCGTCAAACATTCTTTCTTCCTCATATCTGAACTGTTATTTAGAACCATGTTGGTGTCCTTTTGCATTGTGTGTGAATATACTTTCAATATCTTTCTAGCGTTTCATTGTGTGAATGAGACCCCTGCAGCTTATGCAACAATCCTGGTTGGCCTTGTTTAGTAACGTGCAATTTCGTGCTCCACTCTGATCACTCTGGAGAGAACCAAGAGAAGGCCAGGTCAGAGGAAGTTGAAGTGCTTGGAGTTTTAAACTGTTTTGTGGGAACTATTGAGAAAAAATGTGATGTGAGTGTCTGCGTATTGGACTGCAGAAGGATAAATGCTGGACTGGCATTTACCCGCCGAGTAAATATCTAGTTATCAGCAGCCGGCTTGTGTTGCCGCTGTGATTTCTTGTTTTGAAGTGGCAATAAAGTTGTCCACTTTCTTATTTTGCCTTCGTCCTTTCTATTTGATTTTCTcacgttgttttgtttttctttgttcttttgtgtgtctgcagggatGTCTCTGTactaagggccagtcccaattccccccctagccctacttttcagccctacccctagattttgcgcgttcctgtgagggtagtggtgtcccaattcctctttgcatgtagggctagtgggcataatgaggggtagggggtatgaatctagcccttgagagcgagggatttcagatgttgACTCtccgaccgagggctagagaaaatttcccagaatgctttacgtcatcatttgtagacggaatcaaacaaaaaaacatggtggacatttctcttttttttctcaaatattatgagttagtttctgcataaagatgcgttttgattacatttctagcgagaaatatatattttactttcataatattcattcagtgaatgtacataatcactcgcttgccctttgttgcgaagttttttcagatctcgccagaataaaggctgatttatggttccgcgttacaccaacgcagagcctacggcgtaggttacgccgtaggctctgcatcgatttaatgcggaaccagcTGCTTCTCCCgacccggcggctcttctcatcccccgaaaaacatcggagcaaatttcttatcaggcgttatttggataaactgagcccaggttggagatcttaacggttacttttacgcctgaaaaaatattaaaacttaataaagtggcatattaacagcgctacagcggaaattaaaacaccttttagctctcggcttcctgatatggtgtgatgtatgtgcaaacgtaactatgcAGTCGCTtgcgtacccgaacgtaaaccacgcagtgacgtggcaagtggtgtcccaatccctagggaagattacaaagccctaccccttgtggcttaattttgagggtgaagtggtagtgggatttactgtatttcatttaattaattGCATTTTAAAAACATCTAGGATGCCTTTTCAAACTGAACATGAGAGGTTTAATTGCCTGAATTATCCAAATGAAGTAAAACtataaatttaaattaattaaaatacaaaattagccaCTAACAGACTTTTCACTTATTAACGTCAGTTGGGATTCAAATGTACGGTTTCTGATTTGCACCCCTGTAGTTTCATTCATTTACTCCTCCAGCCTCCAGCACCTTTGTTTGGTTTCAGCCTCCTTTGATAGCTGTAACACAGCTCTGAACCACTCACTTCCCAGGTacagaaagtgcagcagagtgtGAAGTTGGAGATAAAAAATGACAAGGCACAATAATTCCCCTCTGATCGGGCTGTCACATCTCACATCCTGCATATATGAGCGGCTCAAAGATCGACGCATTTTCATGCTTCAAATTAAGGGAGAAGACTAGGTTTTACCCAGTTTTTGATTTGTGTGTCAGTTCAGACACCCAAATACAGATCCCACTAAAATATAAAGCTGCCACCTGTAACGCATAGTTCAGGATGAAAACTAGGAGCAAAGCGGCATCCTCCCTGGATCTCTTCAAAGCAATTTCCTCTTGCATTCATTCTTTATGTAAAGCTAACCTAATTTGCTGTTTCCTGTAACATTCAACATGCAGCCATGCAATCCCCTCATTTAATTATCTGCAAGAAATGTAATTATATCATGCAATGGCAAATTATTTTATAGTAAGCAAACACACATGTTGTTCTGTTACTTGTGGTAATAACAAATTAGTGCAACGTATAAATTATGCTGCATAACAATAATCATATTACACAAAGCATGTAAAGTTAAATTTCTTTAAATTTCTGCATCAATCTGATTATCTTATCAGTTTATGTACTGTTTAACTCGTTCCAACTTTAATAAACATCACTCCCAATCCCTCTGCCACATTTTCTAGTCCAGCCTTCTgcttaatggagaaaaaaaagacaacaaattgACATTGCACATGAACAAAGATTAaagtgacattttcaaatatccTGTTCGATCCAACTATAAGGCtccgaaagaaagaaaaaaatatcaacaaatatTGATCGAGTAAAATCAATGAACGAAGCATTAAGTCATGTGAGCCATTGGTTTCTAAAGAGCAGTTTCAAGCCCATGGTTCTTCTTTAGGGCACAGCCATGTTGCTCGGGAAGCCAACAGTAACAGGCACCACTGtatgtagggttgccacctttcagaaatagaaataagggacgccctgatttcagcagcgcaggagccaaaaaaaagccccaaaacttctaaactgaataaaaatgtgtttattttatatgaaaaaacaaaatgctttgatttaaagtttaaagtgctttaatagcattgaacttgcatgactgtacagacagacaaccatactagtaactgaaatagcctcctatgctctgtatgtccacatcagcccagatgtaatatagcctacaggtgaagaatatggtgtaaaagttaatttatttcaataattcaactagaatatggtgtaaaagttaatttatttcaatacttcaactagaatatggtgtaaaagttaatttatttcaataattcaactagaatatggtgtaaaagttaacttatttcaataattcaactagaatatggtgtaaaagttaacttatttcaataattcaactagaatatggtgtaaaagttaatttatttcaataattcaactagaatatggtgtaaaggttaatttatttcaataattcaactagaatatggtgtaaaagttaatttatttcaataattcaactagaatatggtgtaaaagttaatttatttcaataattcaactagaatatggtgtaaaagttaatttatttcaataattcaactagaatatggtgtaaaagttaacttatttcaataattcaactagaatatggtgtaaaagttaatgaaaatacggtacaaatcgtgtcccgtattagttcaatacgggacgcaacatttttttctcaaataaaggacaattccgtattttacgggacgggtggcaaccctaactgtATGTCATTTAATATTAGCTTTGCCTACCAGCTCTTTTAGCACATTCGCAACTAAATATCTCCAGAGCTGCTGGCAGACATTTACGGCAGAATATAGGCTACTGTTGAACATCCTTGTCTGTACAAGCACCTGGCGGCTTCGCTAAGCGCAGTAGCATGATGATAACAGCTAGCAATTGGCTGCGCCAACTGTTAGTCCATTTGACTTCCACTCTCGTCTGTTTGTCTGCATTTATTTAGGTTATCTATATGgctttcttctgtttttctacTAAATGATTTGGAAATAATTTCTTGGATTCCTGTGTgggtggtttttttgttttgtttaaataaaggactttacACAATATCTCTGTATCTCCTGCATTTGAGTTCTCTCAACTCACCTCATGACATTTAGCTTTTAAAGTTTTAAcacaatttgtttttttttgttgttgttttgcttAGTTTTTTTGCAAAGACTCAAACAACCCACGAAAAGACAAAAATCAATACCTGTCCCATGAAATCAGTAAAGAAGAGCATGTTGCAAAGAAATGCTGCCCATCCGAAGAGGTGACTGATGCACAGGATTCTGTAGTGGCTTGGCATGTTAACAATGGCCTTTATCAGTGACTTTAATGTCATCTTCTTCTGGTCCTGCAGGTAAACACATAAATATAAAATCGATACCAATCTTCACAGTTTTGGCAGGAAAAATGTCTTGTCACTGCATTCATTGGTCTCCTGACAGCAGTTCAAAAGATTAGACATTAACCAAAGCAAACATTAATGCACTGTAAATACCTTAATTTGAATTAATGAGTTGTTCGACATAAACAAGGAGATAAATTGATGGACGGAGGAcgataacataaaataaagctatgcaaaaaatgctaatggGGTGACAGGCAGAGTCAATACGATTAATCATCTTGTTTAAATGCAGCGCTCTGCTGGGAAAGCCCTGGTCATGGCTGAGTGTCGTTCCAAACCAGGGCAACCAGCAAGACCGACGTGAAAGGATATTTGGTTTTGCTGTTGGGGCTCATTGCTGCACACTAATCCTCCAAACTCCTTATTTATAAAGAACATGATTCAAAAGTACGAATGCAAATATCAGACAACTTTGAGATGAAGAATATGAGCATGACATGTGAAAGGAAATGGAAAAATTGACAAGACAGCTTGAGTGTATTTGATCTATTCACCTGTTCACATGAATACACTTTTACTTCCTGCGTACCTGCTGtaattgtgtgcgtgtgtgatgtACAAAGCAGAGCATTGTTCACAAATCAGGTCGTGGGGAAACATACCTTCACAACTGGGACAGAGGTCTGTTTGTTATTCTAAGGAAATACACgttttcttttgtattaaaACACAGCTCCACTAAAGGTTTCAGTAAGGGTCGTTTGGTGGGCTCTACAATATTTTCATGGGTTCTGAGCCCATGAacatctatattagttataggctattaaaaaaaagtagacACACCATCACCATGCCGTGAGAAGTCTGACTAGATAGGAATGAATGTTAACCACTTCTCAGAAGGAGAAACAAGGGGGAACACTTGAATTGCGCCAAAATATACCACACTCTAAGAGTGAATGGCTGGAAAACAGAgtctaaaggctgaaatatgcttctgcgtcaaaccaacgcagagcacacgccgcagccgtgacgccgtgctgaacccttcagacctctccgtcactccatttggtcgcggtgcagtaccccccgcgaccgctagttagcaatctttttctgaatggtttatccgactttttccggtcacagtaaatcaaagaaataaggacaactattgtgcaaaaaaccaaaacaaaaaaaatcacatataaacgaagaaaagagccctggaagttcactactgcttcaaaccggaaaccggaaatgcttcgctttcaaacgaaccaatcacagccctctcggtctgcgtgtggtctgcgtctcctcgacgcgtagttacaattttcgggaggtgacgtcagtgacgccgcaggtgacggcgtgtcctctgcgtcgacccaaaccacacgccgtaggcatggcgccattttgacgcagaagcataattcagccttaagacttgttcttgcctttttttccctcctccatcccgtgttaaccggagtcaagttctcttgtCTGACTAtgtctgacttggcaataaagttttattctgattctgattttagtaaaagaaggctgaaaattaaagaggTTTGCAGGATTGAGAATGATATCCACAGTGAAACATAGAGGAATATGAACCTCCAGGTCTGTTTTGCTAGGGTTGATTACCTGCATCTAACTGACTCCACCCTGATGGAGTACACCCCTCCATTCTTCAAAGGTATGCTATGCCCTCCAGTTTGCATCTTTGTGGAAGATGATTCATTCAGCAGGTAATAAACCAAAACACCACTCAGTCAAGTATTCTCAAATCCACTGAACATTTACTCCACGACTGAGAGAGCCGAGCATTCCTGACATTTCAATAAGCTCTTCTGAAAGGTGTTGACTCTAGCTGGACTACCACAGATGATCCGGTTTCACACAAACTTGCCCAAGTAGCTTGAATGCAAGCTGACATTAAAGTACAAGGAAGgacggagaaaaaaaatatgagaatTTATGATTCCAAGAATATATTTACACATACTACAATGCAATCACATCACATACCTCCTTGTTCGGCTGCTTTGCGCTGGACGTCACTGAGTTGGCTTCTCCCAGAGCAGAGAAAGACCTCGGCCTTTCGCTCAGAGTCGAGTAGGATCTGGATCTGAGTTCTGTGGCAGGTGGTGGAGAGACCTGAGAGACTGACTCCTTACTCACTGATCCATAACCATTACTGTGGGAGGGCAGTAGGGGGAGCACGCTGGAAGATGAGGCATCCAACACAGACGGGTCCTTGGTAAGAGGTGTCTCTGGAATACTGAAGAGGTGCACCATGAGAAAGAAGCCCCAGGTGATTGCTGAGAAGAAGTAGATGACCTGGTACTCAGAGCCCAGCAGCCGACCCAGCAAGGAGTGGCCCCAGTCCATAGCGCCCACTAGGTAACCACAAGCTCCACCCAATCCTGAAGCACACATAGGTAGACATGAGAAAACTATGCAGATTATGTTCACTTTGCAACATAAAAAGGAGAGACAGCTGAAAGAAATAAAGCAACTGTTGGATGCCTTGAATATTCTGAGTGTATGTGTGTTGAATTAAAGTGAATAAAT of the Cololabis saira isolate AMF1-May2022 chromosome 11, fColSai1.1, whole genome shotgun sequence genome contains:
- the slc45a2 gene encoding membrane-associated transporter protein, coding for MTLLSEDQSARPQPCLLSEPGKHISTSLHQYTTDYSDSKEDYMDSGEIAVFGATEHPRRSLARLLLHSLVMFGREFCYAVEAAFVTPVLLSVGLPRSLYSLVWLISPILGFLLQPIIGSASDYCRSPWGRRRPYILVLGILMLVGMSMFLNGDAVVSALVSDRSLRSTWAIVVVMLGVVLFDFAADFIDGPIKAYLFDVCSHRDKERGLHYHALFTGLGGACGYLVGAMDWGHSLLGRLLGSEYQVIYFFSAITWGFFLMVHLFSIPETPLTKDPSVLDASSSSVLPLLPSHSNGYGSVSKESVSQVSPPPATELRSRSYSTLSERPRSFSALGEANSVTSSAKQPNKEDQKKMTLKSLIKAIVNMPSHYRILCISHLFGWAAFLCNMLFFTDFMGQIVYKGNPYADHNSTAYATYERGVEIGCWGLCINAVSSALYSYVQRFLLPYIGLKGLYFMGYFVFGLGTSLIGLFPNVITTLILCSVFGVMSSTLYTIPYNLVAEYQCEEEEQLKLQGSNKSPRGTGMDCAALTCMVQLAQIIVGAGLGALVNAAGSVIVVVLSASAMALIGCIFIALFIR